In Thermogemmata fonticola, the genomic stretch AACGGAGGGAAGCAGCGGAGCGGAACGGGCTGACGCTGCGCGGCCAGAAGCCGGTGGGCCTCCCCGGTCCGCTTCAGATGGGCCTCCCCGGTCCGCTTCAGATTCCGGAGCGAGTTTGCCACCGCCCGCCGTTCCGCTTCCCGAGGCTGCTCCGCTGCCGGCCGCACCCTTGACCCTGGATCAGATTATCCACGCGACCCTTTGGGCGGACCCGTTTCTGCGGGCTGGTTTTGAGAGCATACCCCAGGCACAAGCCGACGCCTTGACCGCCTCCTTGCTGCCCAATCCCCAGTTGATCATCAGCCAAACGCTCCTGCCCTTGACCCGCCCTTTCACTCCGGACAAGGAAGGGGGGCCGCCGCAGTTGGATGTGGGCATCCGCTACCCGATCGACTGGTTCCTCTTCGGCAAGCGGGTGGCAGCATTGCAGAGTGCCGCCTTGGGCGTGCGCGTGGCGGAGGCGGAGTTTGCCAACGTTGTCCGGCAGCGGGTCCTGGAAGCGGCCCTGCGCTACTACGATCTGCTGGAAGCGAAGGCGTTGGTGGAGTTGGCGGCCCAGGATGTGGAAAACCTGCGGCGGATCGAGGAGATCACGGCCAAAGCGGTGGCTGGCGGCGGACGCCCGCGGGTGGAATTGCAGCGGGTCCAACTCGACCGTTTGCGCGCCGAACAAGGACTGCGCGAGGCAGAAAAGAATCGCGTAGCCGCCGCGGCCCGCTTGCGCGCGGTCTTGGGACAAAGCGCAGCCGACCCCGCTTTCGATGTCGCCGGCGATATTCGGGAGGTGTCCATTCCGGTGCTGCCCTCCGCTGAAGAAGCCTATGCCCTGGCGGTGGAAGAACGCCCGGACCTGGCGGCCCTGCGCCTGCGCGTGCAGCAAGCCGAGGCGAACCAGCTCGTCGAACAGCGCAAAGCCTGGCCGGATGTTACCCCCTTCCTCGGTTACACCCGCCAGTTCCAGCGCCGGGCAATGGCCATGCCGGATGCCAGCTCCTTCGGCTTCGGCCTGGAAGCCTCTTTGCCCGTCTTCGACCGCAATCAGGGGAATCGCCTGAAGGCCCAGTCTGTGACAGCACAGAGTCAGTATCAATTGCAGGCAGCGTTGGCGGGGCTGCGGGCGGAGGTGGAACAGGCGGCCCAGGAAGTGCGCACCGCCGCGGCCAATGCCCGCACTGTGGCGGAGGAACAGTTGAAACTCGCCGCCGAGGTCCGCGATAGCATCGCCAGGGCCTACGAGGCCGGGGGCCGGCCCCTCCTGGATGTCCTGGATGCCCAGCGGAACTACCGGGAAACTTACCGCCTTTACATCACCAGCCGGGCAGCCTTGGCTCGTGCCATCGCCCAATTCAATGCCGCGGTCAACCGCCGTCTCCTGCCCTAGCTTCGTCTGGCTTTGGGCGAGCAGGACAAAGAGCGCGCACTGGCCCTGCCTGGGACAACCGGCTTCGGCAAGCCCTTGTCTCGATGTGGCAAGCTACTGGCCCCTGGCCGGGAAGCGGACGGCTCGTGTTGGCCGAACGTCCAGCCGCCGGGCATAGTTCCAGGGCCGCATTCCGTGGTCGTGGGACAGGGGCGCGTCAGCGGCGCGGTTCGGAATCAGGCATCAAGGCCGGGCAGCTTCCAAAGCGTTCCGCACAGGACCCTGGATGGGGCTGAGCAGGTTGTTGAGTTCCCGGTAGGAC encodes the following:
- a CDS encoding TolC family protein — protein: MLTGRKMRRCGWFCLPVVGLAGCVGDLHPHHGPAFLERRSPPPLARMASVPPRQAASPFPKEPEPPPLAELPLQPTADRETASSLSQADALSAAETPLGKTEGSSGAERADAARPEAGGPPRSASDGPPRSASDSGASLPPPAVPLPEAAPLPAAPLTLDQIIHATLWADPFLRAGFESIPQAQADALTASLLPNPQLIISQTLLPLTRPFTPDKEGGPPQLDVGIRYPIDWFLFGKRVAALQSAALGVRVAEAEFANVVRQRVLEAALRYYDLLEAKALVELAAQDVENLRRIEEITAKAVAGGGRPRVELQRVQLDRLRAEQGLREAEKNRVAAAARLRAVLGQSAADPAFDVAGDIREVSIPVLPSAEEAYALAVEERPDLAALRLRVQQAEANQLVEQRKAWPDVTPFLGYTRQFQRRAMAMPDASSFGFGLEASLPVFDRNQGNRLKAQSVTAQSQYQLQAALAGLRAEVEQAAQEVRTAAANARTVAEEQLKLAAEVRDSIARAYEAGGRPLLDVLDAQRNYRETYRLYITSRAALARAIAQFNAAVNRRLLP